The proteins below come from a single Candidatus Flexicrinis affinis genomic window:
- a CDS encoding VWA domain-containing protein, with protein sequence MTRRQSGRRSRTRTDRKRGRYVQARPANGKNNDIAFDATLRAAAVHQKAREQQKAETGMAYALRKGDLYRKVRVRRAANLILFVVDASWSMAVAERMQATKGAIMSLLTDAYQRRDRVGLVVFQKDRATLVLPPTNSVILAKHALADIPVGGKTPLSAGLLLSYDTIVREQTNNPDVMPLMILLTDGAGNVSLSTSMSPQEEAHRIARQIKEHDIRTVTINMEHIAFDQGLASKLAEQLGGPCYSLAQLRAETLLETVRREISAP encoded by the coding sequence ATCACGCGCCGGCAGTCCGGGCGCCGTTCGCGCACGCGGACCGACCGCAAACGCGGGCGTTACGTGCAGGCCCGCCCCGCCAACGGCAAGAACAACGACATCGCCTTCGACGCCACCTTGCGCGCCGCGGCTGTCCACCAAAAAGCCCGCGAACAGCAGAAGGCCGAGACGGGCATGGCCTATGCCTTGCGGAAAGGCGATCTGTATCGCAAGGTGCGTGTCCGCCGTGCCGCCAACCTGATCTTGTTCGTCGTCGACGCCTCGTGGTCGATGGCGGTAGCCGAGCGCATGCAGGCGACCAAAGGCGCGATCATGTCGCTGCTCACCGACGCCTATCAGCGGCGCGACCGCGTGGGTCTGGTGGTCTTCCAGAAAGACCGCGCGACGCTGGTGCTGCCGCCGACCAACTCGGTCATCCTTGCCAAGCACGCGCTGGCCGACATTCCTGTCGGCGGCAAGACCCCGCTTTCGGCCGGCCTGCTATTGAGCTACGACACGATCGTCCGTGAGCAGACCAACAATCCCGACGTCATGCCGCTGATGATCCTGCTCACCGACGGCGCCGGCAACGTCAGCCTGTCGACATCGATGTCCCCGCAAGAGGAGGCGCATCGCATCGCGCGGCAGATCAAAGAGCACGACATCCGCACGGTCACGATCAACATGGAGCACATCGCGTTCGATCAAGGTCTGGCGAGCAAGCTGGCCGAACAACTCGGCGGACCGTGTTACTCGCTCGCGCAGCTCCGCGCCGAGACGCTCCTTGAGACGGTACGCCGCGAGATCAGCGCACCGTAG